A DNA window from Labrys wisconsinensis contains the following coding sequences:
- a CDS encoding FAD-binding oxidoreductase produces MSTAEADLIDRLRATLGPQAVLSGADLPARNQQDWSTLGPVRPLAVVRPADPQGVATALGAAVAAGIAVVPQGGLTGLAGGARPIEGAIALSLERLTGIEEIDPAAATMTVRAGTTLEAVQRAAEDAGFFFALDLGARGSCTIGGNLSTNAGGNRVLRYGMARDMVLGLEAALPDGTLVTSLNKMLKNNAGYDLKQLFVGSEGTLGIITRAVLRLHPAPACTMAALCGLASYDAVLAFLAAARRGLGPILSAFEVMWPDYWQVATERVAGVRSPIGRGHAFYVLVEAQGSDSADAGRFDAWLESEAEAGLIEDAAVAQSLADVKAFWGVRDAAAELKLVLGPHASFDIGLPVAGMDAYARACREALAAELPGCLGLFYGHIADGNMHIVACVPGADPQPYAPIDAVVYRLVRQHGGTISAEHGIGLKKKPYLPYTRTPEELALMRVVKQAIDPKGLLNPGKVL; encoded by the coding sequence ATGAGCACTGCCGAAGCCGATCTGATCGACCGCCTCAGGGCGACGCTCGGTCCGCAGGCCGTGCTGTCCGGCGCCGATCTGCCCGCCCGCAACCAGCAGGACTGGAGCACCCTCGGCCCGGTGCGGCCGCTGGCGGTGGTGCGTCCCGCCGACCCGCAGGGCGTGGCGACGGCGCTCGGCGCCGCCGTCGCGGCCGGCATCGCCGTGGTCCCGCAGGGCGGCCTCACCGGCCTCGCCGGCGGCGCCCGGCCGATCGAGGGCGCCATCGCGCTCTCGCTGGAGCGCCTCACCGGCATCGAGGAGATCGACCCGGCGGCGGCCACCATGACGGTGCGTGCCGGCACGACGCTGGAGGCGGTGCAGCGCGCCGCCGAGGACGCCGGCTTCTTCTTCGCCCTCGACCTCGGGGCCCGCGGCTCCTGCACCATCGGCGGCAATCTCTCCACCAATGCCGGCGGCAACCGGGTGCTGCGCTACGGCATGGCCCGCGACATGGTGCTCGGCCTCGAGGCGGCGCTGCCCGACGGCACGCTCGTCACCAGCCTCAACAAGATGCTGAAGAACAATGCCGGCTACGACCTGAAGCAGCTTTTCGTCGGCAGCGAGGGCACGCTCGGCATCATCACCCGGGCGGTGCTGCGCCTCCATCCCGCGCCGGCCTGCACCATGGCGGCGCTCTGCGGCCTCGCCAGCTATGACGCGGTGCTCGCCTTCCTCGCCGCGGCGCGGCGCGGCCTCGGCCCGATCCTCTCGGCCTTCGAGGTGATGTGGCCGGACTATTGGCAGGTCGCGACCGAGCGCGTCGCCGGCGTGCGCAGCCCGATCGGTCGCGGCCATGCCTTCTACGTGCTGGTCGAGGCCCAGGGCAGCGACTCCGCCGACGCCGGGCGCTTCGACGCCTGGCTGGAGAGTGAAGCCGAAGCCGGCCTGATCGAGGACGCCGCGGTCGCCCAGTCGCTCGCCGACGTCAAGGCGTTCTGGGGCGTGCGCGATGCGGCCGCCGAGCTCAAGCTCGTCCTCGGCCCGCACGCCTCCTTCGACATCGGCCTGCCGGTCGCCGGCATGGACGCCTATGCCCGCGCCTGCCGCGAGGCCCTGGCGGCCGAGCTCCCCGGCTGCCTCGGCCTGTTCTACGGCCATATCGCCGACGGCAACATGCACATCGTCGCCTGCGTGCCCGGCGCCGATCCGCAGCCCTATGCCCCCATCGACGCCGTGGTCTACCGCCTCGTGCGCCAGCACGGCGGCACCATCTCGGCCGAGCACGGCATCGGGCTGAAGAAGAAGCCCTACCTGCCCTACACCCGCACGCCGGAGGAGCTGGCGCTGATGCGGGTGGTCAAGCAGGCGATCGACCCGAAGGGGCTGCTGAACCCGGGCAAGGTGCTGTGA
- a CDS encoding carbohydrate kinase family protein, with translation MRYDVSVIGLYILDVLGRPVSRIPERGNVEFIDEIRLTVAGTAGGTVVDTAKLGLRSLAVGAVGNDEKADFVLATLAKFGVDTSAMQRLPGVPTSATILNVRPNGERPALHVRGASDHFDVPESLYDQVFDAPIVHLGGTGLLKTLDGERSRILLQEAKRRGRTVTFDLIAASRETAGLVLPLLPHIDYFMPSIEEARDMSGRSTVEDCAAFYLDAGAACCVFTLGGEGAYYAHRDGTRLAVPAYDIAVVDTTGCGDAFDAGFITALHHRMDPEAAVRFAQAAAGLVATGLGSDAGIVSFEHTQEQMRRWRVKG, from the coding sequence ATGCGCTACGACGTCTCCGTCATCGGCCTCTATATCCTCGACGTCCTCGGCCGGCCGGTGAGCCGCATCCCCGAGCGCGGCAATGTCGAGTTCATCGACGAAATCCGCCTCACCGTGGCCGGCACCGCCGGCGGCACGGTGGTCGACACCGCCAAGCTCGGCCTCAGGAGCCTGGCGGTTGGCGCGGTCGGCAACGACGAGAAGGCCGATTTCGTGCTGGCGACGCTGGCCAAGTTCGGGGTCGACACCTCGGCCATGCAGCGCCTTCCCGGCGTGCCGACCTCGGCCACCATCCTCAACGTGCGGCCGAACGGCGAGCGCCCGGCCCTGCACGTGCGCGGCGCGTCCGACCATTTCGACGTGCCCGAGAGCCTCTACGACCAGGTGTTCGACGCGCCGATCGTGCATCTCGGCGGCACCGGCCTCCTGAAGACGCTGGACGGCGAAAGAAGCCGGATCCTGCTGCAGGAGGCCAAGCGGCGCGGCCGGACCGTCACCTTCGACCTGATCGCGGCGAGCCGCGAAACCGCCGGCCTCGTCCTGCCGCTGCTGCCGCATATCGACTATTTCATGCCCTCGATCGAGGAGGCGCGCGACATGTCCGGCCGCTCGACGGTCGAGGACTGCGCCGCCTTCTATCTCGATGCCGGCGCGGCCTGCTGCGTCTTCACCCTCGGCGGCGAGGGCGCCTACTACGCCCATCGCGACGGCACCCGCCTTGCGGTGCCGGCCTACGACATCGCCGTGGTCGACACGACCGGCTGCGGCGACGCCTTCGACGCCGGCTTCATCACGGCGCTGCACCACCGCATGGACCCGGAGGCGGCGGTGCGCTTCGCCCAGGCCGCCGCCGGCCTGGTCGCCACCGGCCTCGGCTCGGACGCGGGCATCGTCTCCTTCGAGCACACGCAGGAGCAGATGCGGCGCTGGCGGGTGAAGGGGTAG
- a CDS encoding ABC transporter ATP-binding protein has protein sequence MAEIVIDRVVKRFGSFNAVDDIAMRFADGEVACLLGPSGCGKTTLMRIIAGLERPTSGRVLFGGRDVTGLAPRQRNVGMVFQYPVMYPTLSVAENIALPLHYDRSVSAAERQKRVEAVLDVLDIRDLAGAYIEELNAGNRQKVAVGRAVARQSEIVLFDEPTTNVEVNAKLALIRAFKAVTQRLRQTIVYVTHDQTEAMTLADRIALMQSGKIVQYDQPQELYNNPTTEFGGWFLGNPGMNFIPAAVAGGRITAPILTEALPAPAGLKPGAAVTLGIRPELVRMQGEAGPGTVPAILTDQAIGIAGRYLTKARIGDVVIKVNTEGVPPSRLGGTVHLCAPRARLMVFADGVRVAT, from the coding sequence ATGGCCGAGATCGTCATCGACCGCGTCGTCAAGCGCTTCGGCAGCTTCAATGCCGTCGACGACATCGCCATGCGCTTCGCCGACGGCGAGGTCGCCTGCCTGCTCGGGCCCTCGGGCTGCGGCAAGACCACGCTGATGCGCATCATCGCCGGGCTGGAGCGGCCGACCTCGGGGCGCGTGCTGTTCGGCGGGCGCGACGTCACCGGCCTCGCGCCGCGCCAACGCAATGTCGGCATGGTGTTCCAATATCCGGTGATGTACCCGACCCTGTCCGTGGCCGAGAACATCGCCCTGCCGCTGCACTATGACCGCTCGGTCTCGGCGGCGGAGCGGCAGAAGCGGGTCGAGGCGGTGCTCGACGTGCTCGACATCCGCGACCTCGCAGGCGCCTATATCGAGGAGCTCAACGCCGGCAATCGCCAGAAGGTGGCGGTCGGACGCGCGGTGGCGCGCCAGTCGGAGATCGTGCTGTTCGACGAGCCGACCACCAATGTCGAGGTCAATGCCAAGCTGGCGCTGATTCGCGCCTTCAAGGCGGTGACGCAGCGCCTGCGCCAGACCATCGTCTACGTCACCCACGACCAGACCGAGGCGATGACCCTGGCCGACCGCATCGCGCTGATGCAGAGCGGCAAGATCGTGCAATACGACCAGCCGCAGGAGCTCTACAACAACCCCACCACCGAGTTCGGCGGCTGGTTCCTCGGCAATCCCGGCATGAACTTCATCCCGGCGGCGGTGGCCGGCGGACGCATCACCGCGCCGATCCTGACCGAGGCGCTGCCGGCCCCGGCCGGTCTGAAGCCGGGCGCCGCCGTCACGCTCGGCATCCGGCCGGAGCTGGTCAGGATGCAGGGCGAGGCGGGTCCCGGCACCGTGCCGGCCATCCTCACCGACCAGGCCATCGGCATTGCCGGACGCTACCTCACCAAGGCGCGGATCGGCGACGTCGTGATCAAGGTCAACACCGAAGGCGTGCCGCCGTCGCGGCTCGGCGGCACCGTCCATCTCTGCGCGCCGCGGGCGCGGCTGATGGTGTTCGCCGACGGCGTGCGGGTGGCGACGTGA
- a CDS encoding ABC transporter ATP-binding protein codes for MPALSFQSISKAYRGRPALEALSFDVEPQSFTVICGPPKAGKSVLFRLLVGLEQPDAGCIMLAGEDITRLSAAQRAIGYVPQSFALYPHLTVRQNIAYPLTLARAPQAEIARRVDRAAGILSIAHLLAKTPDQLSGGEKQRVAVARGLLKNADVFVLDDPLVGLDYKLRERLMDELKGLREELKATFLYATSDSLEALTMAQRLVVLDAGRLVEHDEATRIYHDPGHARSLDLIGFPHANLLKGRAEGTRLTAGPLTFGLAEPLPAAEVLVGLRPEALKLGTGAGIDFQGRVRLVENLGGEAVVYAQAGGQDLTLSLPLSGEPPPDFDAAVALTVDPGTLMLFDAASGRRLTFRAAQAELRGSECDSGPRNSA; via the coding sequence ATGCCGGCGCTTTCCTTCCAGTCGATCTCGAAGGCCTATCGCGGCCGCCCGGCGCTCGAAGCCCTCAGCTTCGACGTCGAGCCGCAGAGCTTCACGGTGATCTGCGGCCCGCCCAAGGCGGGCAAGTCGGTGCTGTTTCGCCTGCTGGTCGGCCTGGAGCAGCCCGATGCCGGCTGCATCATGCTCGCCGGCGAGGACATCACCCGCCTTTCCGCCGCGCAGCGGGCGATCGGCTATGTCCCGCAGAGCTTCGCGCTCTATCCGCACCTCACCGTGCGCCAGAACATCGCCTATCCCCTGACGCTGGCCCGGGCGCCGCAGGCGGAGATCGCCCGGCGCGTCGACCGGGCCGCCGGGATTCTCTCGATCGCCCATCTCCTCGCCAAGACGCCCGACCAGCTCTCGGGCGGGGAGAAGCAGCGCGTCGCGGTGGCGCGCGGCCTGCTCAAGAACGCCGACGTCTTCGTGCTCGACGACCCGCTGGTCGGCCTCGACTACAAGCTGCGCGAGCGGCTGATGGACGAGCTCAAGGGCCTGCGCGAGGAGCTGAAGGCGACCTTCCTCTATGCCACCTCCGATTCGCTCGAGGCGCTGACCATGGCCCAGCGCCTCGTCGTGCTCGACGCCGGGCGCCTCGTCGAGCACGACGAGGCGACGCGCATCTATCACGATCCCGGCCATGCCCGGTCGCTCGACCTGATCGGCTTTCCCCATGCCAATCTCCTCAAAGGCCGGGCCGAAGGCACTCGCCTCACGGCCGGGCCGCTGACGTTCGGCCTGGCCGAACCCCTGCCTGCGGCAGAGGTGCTGGTCGGGCTCCGGCCGGAAGCGCTGAAGCTCGGCACCGGCGCCGGCATCGACTTCCAGGGCCGGGTGCGACTGGTCGAGAACCTCGGCGGCGAGGCCGTGGTCTATGCGCAGGCGGGCGGGCAGGACCTGACGCTCAGCCTGCCGCTCTCCGGCGAGCCGCCGCCGGACTTCGACGCCGCCGTGGCGCTGACCGTCGATCCCGGGACGCTGATGCTGTTCGACGCGGCGAGCGGCCGGCGGCTCACCTTCCGGGCGGCCCAAGCAGAGCTTCGCGGATCGGAATGCGATTCCGGCCCGCGAAACTCTGCTTAG
- a CDS encoding carbohydrate ABC transporter permease: protein MSRLRDTVYYGLLWLVSLFFAAPIGWIVLSSFKTRDDILAVPPKLVFVPTLQNYVDLFGRQSLLLQMANSVFLSLAAVVLAVVVSFLAAFCFSRFKPRGTDFLMFLLLSIRMLPGPAVILPVYLMYAGFGWKDNHLWLALFYAMFSIPFSVWILKGFLDGVSIRFDETGIVNGGSWFHVIFKVVLPQVKPGLIAAFIFNLIFVWNEFLFNFIIGGVSTQNIPYALAVGTYSDGGLNWTFISALTTIYVIPPILFIYVFQKYLLVGMTFGTVRGEV from the coding sequence ATGAGCCGGCTCCGCGACACCGTCTATTACGGCCTGCTCTGGCTGGTCTCGCTGTTCTTCGCCGCGCCGATCGGCTGGATCGTCCTGTCCTCGTTCAAGACGCGCGACGACATCCTGGCCGTGCCGCCCAAGCTCGTCTTCGTGCCGACGCTGCAGAACTATGTCGACCTGTTCGGCCGCCAGTCGCTGCTGCTGCAGATGGCCAATTCGGTGTTCCTGTCGCTGGCGGCGGTGGTGCTGGCCGTGGTCGTCTCGTTCCTGGCCGCGTTCTGCTTCTCGCGCTTCAAGCCCAGGGGCACCGACTTCCTGATGTTCCTGCTGCTCTCGATCCGCATGCTGCCCGGACCGGCGGTGATCCTGCCGGTCTACCTGATGTATGCGGGCTTCGGCTGGAAGGACAACCACCTCTGGCTGGCGCTGTTCTACGCCATGTTCTCGATCCCCTTCTCCGTCTGGATCCTGAAGGGCTTTCTGGACGGCGTCTCGATCCGGTTCGACGAGACCGGCATCGTCAATGGCGGCTCCTGGTTCCACGTCATCTTCAAGGTGGTTCTGCCGCAGGTGAAGCCGGGATTGATCGCGGCCTTCATCTTCAACCTGATCTTCGTCTGGAACGAGTTCCTGTTCAACTTCATCATCGGCGGCGTGTCGACCCAGAACATTCCCTATGCCCTGGCGGTCGGCACCTATTCGGACGGCGGCCTGAACTGGACCTTCATCTCGGCCCTGACGACCATCTACGTCATCCCGCCGATCCTGTTCATCTACGTGTTCCAGAAATACCTGCTGGTCGGCATGACCTTCGGCACGGTGCGCGGCGAGGTCTGA
- a CDS encoding carbohydrate ABC transporter permease, which translates to MSKPSRAAGRPRLLDDRRMLVLVLLAPVLTFFVVFNTIPTLWLLGLSFYNYSLTSGAPPEFIGLRNFVQIFGNRNGIWFDLSRTFVFVGFGVGIQTVLGALLGFLFWGSKAMPGRRLALTLLFAPMVLTPVATGTFFRFIYDPTFGVLNAILHGLFGTQPINFIGDPATAYWAVLAVDCWMWTPFMTLMTLAALGSVPTAELEAAEIDRIPWPRRLTLVIWHHGKFILMLGVLLRTIDSFKTLDLIIPMTKGGPGQQTRLVALELNKQAFESFNMGWSSAYSVLLLLISIAMTSVFIFVLNLRRRRQA; encoded by the coding sequence ATGTCCAAACCGTCCCGCGCGGCCGGCCGCCCGCGCCTCCTGGATGACCGGCGCATGCTGGTCCTGGTGCTGCTCGCGCCGGTGCTGACCTTCTTCGTCGTGTTCAACACCATCCCGACGCTGTGGCTGCTCGGGCTGTCCTTCTACAACTACTCGCTGACCAGCGGCGCGCCGCCCGAATTCATCGGCCTGCGCAATTTCGTGCAGATCTTCGGCAACCGCAACGGCATCTGGTTCGACCTGTCGCGCACCTTCGTCTTCGTCGGCTTCGGCGTCGGCATCCAGACCGTGCTCGGCGCCCTGCTCGGCTTCCTCTTCTGGGGCTCCAAGGCGATGCCCGGCCGGCGCCTCGCCCTGACGCTGCTGTTCGCGCCGATGGTGCTGACGCCGGTGGCGACCGGCACCTTCTTCCGCTTCATCTACGACCCGACCTTCGGCGTGCTCAATGCCATCCTGCACGGCCTGTTCGGCACGCAGCCGATCAACTTCATCGGCGATCCCGCCACCGCCTACTGGGCGGTGCTGGCGGTCGATTGCTGGATGTGGACGCCGTTCATGACGCTGATGACGCTCGCGGCCCTCGGCTCGGTGCCGACGGCCGAGCTGGAGGCGGCGGAGATCGACCGCATCCCCTGGCCGCGCCGGCTGACCCTGGTGATCTGGCACCACGGCAAGTTCATCCTGATGCTCGGCGTGCTCCTGCGCACCATCGACAGCTTCAAGACGCTCGACCTGATCATCCCGATGACCAAGGGCGGCCCGGGCCAGCAGACCCGGCTGGTGGCGCTGGAGCTCAACAAGCAGGCCTTCGAAAGCTTCAACATGGGCTGGTCCTCGGCCTACTCGGTGCTGCTGCTGCTCATCTCCATCGCCATGACCTCTGTGTTCATCTTCGTGCTCAACCTGCGCCGGCGGAGGCAGGCATGA
- a CDS encoding extracellular solute-binding protein translates to MTRNPQAGPGAGLVIPRRTLLKGAAALGLSSAFGAPFINRLKAAEAHPLAGKKIEMNVLGIAGWLPSSLGVKMSPLFADYVKERYGYDVSFGFAEAPFADLFQKAATSLATKSQEYNIIISDSQWLGALAKAGWILKLNDAIAANKNLQLDWYSQTVIDTYMVYPDGSKDIYGLPQEGDTIALYIRKDMLHDPAEQQAFAAKYNAKLPQTFEDFDALTMDEFEKVAEFFTRPDKQVWGTAMQNSRVYDFATCFYYPFLWSQGGDIWDAKTGQVEGILNTDANAKALEQMKSWLKYQPPGATNFGIAEEIDVFQQGKVFSCFQWAAVGLAMINDANRDKVMVVPPPKHGKGADAKRIYTMGGQPWVINAFNDEAKMRVAIDFMNWWYLPETTLEYAKRGGNPCDKATLSKPEFDTINPWNRAYKFMLEPGRSRDFWHDPKYSEMLAVQQEGFTSYLTGQTASAKQALDYVACQQQQILYDSGTAKTEPTGVCGSISL, encoded by the coding sequence ATGACGAGAAACCCGCAAGCAGGCCCGGGTGCGGGCCTGGTGATACCGCGCCGCACGCTGCTCAAGGGCGCGGCGGCGCTCGGCCTGTCCAGCGCCTTCGGCGCGCCGTTCATCAACCGCCTCAAGGCGGCCGAGGCCCATCCGCTCGCCGGCAAGAAGATCGAGATGAACGTGCTCGGCATCGCCGGCTGGCTGCCGTCCTCGCTCGGCGTGAAGATGTCGCCGCTCTTCGCCGACTATGTGAAGGAGAGATACGGCTACGACGTCAGCTTCGGCTTCGCCGAGGCCCCGTTCGCCGACCTGTTCCAGAAGGCGGCCACCTCGCTGGCGACCAAGAGCCAGGAATACAACATCATCATTTCCGATTCGCAGTGGCTGGGCGCGCTCGCCAAGGCCGGCTGGATCCTCAAGCTCAACGACGCTATCGCCGCCAACAAGAACCTGCAGCTCGACTGGTACTCCCAGACCGTGATCGACACCTACATGGTCTATCCCGACGGCTCGAAGGACATTTACGGCCTGCCGCAGGAAGGCGACACCATCGCCCTCTATATCCGCAAGGACATGCTGCACGACCCGGCCGAGCAGCAGGCGTTCGCCGCCAAGTACAATGCCAAGCTGCCGCAGACCTTCGAGGACTTCGACGCCCTCACCATGGACGAGTTCGAGAAGGTCGCGGAATTCTTCACGCGCCCCGACAAGCAGGTCTGGGGCACGGCGATGCAGAACAGCCGCGTCTACGACTTTGCCACCTGCTTCTACTACCCCTTCCTCTGGAGCCAGGGCGGCGACATCTGGGACGCCAAGACCGGTCAGGTCGAGGGCATCCTCAACACCGACGCCAACGCCAAGGCGCTGGAGCAGATGAAGTCCTGGCTGAAGTACCAGCCGCCGGGCGCGACCAATTTCGGCATCGCCGAGGAGATCGACGTCTTCCAGCAGGGCAAGGTGTTCTCCTGCTTCCAGTGGGCGGCCGTGGGCCTTGCCATGATCAACGACGCCAACCGCGACAAGGTCATGGTGGTACCCCCGCCCAAGCACGGCAAGGGCGCCGACGCCAAGCGCATCTACACCATGGGCGGCCAGCCCTGGGTGATCAACGCCTTCAACGACGAGGCGAAGATGCGGGTCGCCATCGACTTCATGAACTGGTGGTACCTGCCCGAGACCACGCTGGAATATGCCAAGCGCGGCGGCAATCCCTGCGACAAGGCCACCCTGTCCAAGCCGGAATTCGACACGATCAACCCGTGGAACCGGGCCTACAAGTTCATGCTGGAGCCGGGCCGCTCGCGCGACTTCTGGCACGACCCGAAATATTCGGAGATGCTGGCGGTGCAGCAGGAAGGCTTCACCTCCTACCTCACCGGGCAGACCGCGAGCGCCAAGCAGGCGCTCGACTATGTCGCCTGCCAGCAGCAGCAGATCCTGTACGATTCCGGCACGGCCAAGACCGAACCCACCGGCGTGTGCGGCAGCATCTCGCTCTGA